In Marixanthomonas ophiurae, one genomic interval encodes:
- a CDS encoding HNH endonuclease signature motif containing protein, whose amino-acid sequence MAILLKRQISDDEKKIVLERFGKTCFATGHPIDTDENIQFDHIKAYAQKGASEIDNIAPMCGKHNKQKGQLSLYDFKVKLKIDEFFDNGENLTLKDELEYLKSKKDLNGYGETISIIEQEENSIKVEIQNKNQNFTLYTCPTTDWNYFYATLPIEILDSDDDADNEIGLQPRYLIKEKVFNLFRHFQRHPVLQPSICRIHKNKILVFDGQHKIAGLLWGGRKKFECKVYLNPEPNLLNKTNISAHDKFAQTRFFSSIMVAKLGAQFGREFEEYKSLEDNKTKSELGFLNYIKEKEQLTKAELNKRFRSFLYNSILDDSNNKLANYVSKGNRSSVETPITMDMLEKSIFSNFLFRQPVETDMTTDKYIRETEFNNLVKLLNIIYEESLLNWDSEKTNSDPEQLKLSRIFRSKSIISWAEILFDSICASLKLFDSDDKLTLMHRNLSDKNFEEIKFNIRRLVNWNVWDSPLNSDIDRILSDNKSEIKKWFKEKGLTTGYLMGASE is encoded by the coding sequence ATGGCAATATTACTTAAAAGACAGATTTCAGACGATGAAAAAAAGATAGTTTTAGAGAGATTTGGAAAAACGTGTTTTGCAACTGGACATCCAATTGATACTGACGAAAATATTCAATTTGACCACATAAAAGCATATGCGCAAAAAGGAGCATCCGAAATTGACAACATTGCACCAATGTGTGGAAAACACAATAAGCAAAAAGGTCAATTATCACTTTACGATTTCAAAGTAAAATTAAAAATTGATGAATTTTTCGATAACGGAGAAAATCTAACTCTGAAAGATGAATTAGAATATCTCAAATCAAAAAAGGATTTGAACGGTTACGGAGAAACAATATCGATTATCGAACAAGAAGAAAATTCTATCAAAGTAGAGATTCAGAATAAAAATCAAAACTTTACCCTTTATACTTGTCCAACTACTGATTGGAATTATTTCTATGCAACACTACCAATAGAAATTTTAGATAGTGATGATGATGCTGACAACGAAATTGGGTTGCAACCAAGATATTTGATAAAAGAAAAAGTATTTAATCTTTTCAGACATTTTCAAAGGCATCCAGTTCTTCAACCTTCAATTTGTAGAATTCATAAAAATAAAATTTTAGTCTTTGACGGGCAACACAAGATAGCAGGACTTTTATGGGGAGGAAGGAAAAAATTTGAATGTAAAGTTTATCTCAACCCTGAACCGAATTTACTAAATAAGACTAATATTTCAGCTCACGACAAATTTGCACAAACAAGATTCTTTTCAAGTATTATGGTTGCGAAATTAGGAGCGCAGTTTGGAAGAGAATTTGAAGAATATAAGAGCTTAGAAGACAATAAAACAAAATCTGAATTAGGTTTTTTAAATTACATAAAAGAAAAAGAACAATTAACAAAAGCTGAATTAAATAAAAGATTTAGGAGTTTTTTATATAATTCAATCCTTGATGATAGTAATAATAAACTAGCAAATTATGTTTCTAAGGGTAATCGAAGTTCAGTAGAAACACCTATAACAATGGATATGTTAGAAAAATCCATTTTTTCTAATTTCCTATTTCGACAACCTGTTGAAACCGATATGACTACGGATAAATATATTCGCGAAACTGAATTTAACAACCTTGTTAAGCTATTGAATATCATTTATGAAGAAAGCCTTTTGAATTGGGATAGTGAAAAAACAAATTCTGACCCAGAACAATTAAAATTATCAAGAATTTTTCGCTCAAAATCAATTATATCGTGGGCAGAAATTTTATTTGATTCTATCTGTGCTAGTTTAAAACTTTTCGATTCAGATGATAAGTTGACCTTAATGCACAGAAATCTTTCGGACAAAAATTTTGAGGAAATTAAGTTTAATATTAGAAGGCTCGTAAATTGGAATGTTTGGGATAGTCCATTAAATTCTGATATTGACAGAATTCTATCTGATAATAAGAGCGAAATTAAAAAATGGTTTAAGGAAAAAGGACTGACAACTGGTTATTTAATGGGAGCAAGTGAATAA
- a CDS encoding AbiTii domain-containing protein, with product MKELLKQLYSGEGRLSLLLLQAKEFAEQFDDEDLIRFIDKELNGYDAGELPEYRIIKAEIIGTIKNAYGQIVKKDVTINFSVLSKHVGIDLSDTHIPDGIGFIEDGLVELTGQLVQRSIPPGAVEMLNKTFKHNNPQFHLSSASHSFGKAALQFILTKVRQDLITKMQKLNKENEINMDEVADDIKSDVINVFVTYAWEDNEHNDKVISFVNFLRESGYNATMDRKESQEDTATDFNQMMITGISNSDKVIVVLSEKYKEKADNFIGGVGTEFRIIFEQLKTYTNKFVFVSFGKNPNEVIVPTAIGGRDILNLKKDQDETKFNQLFAKLNSENTIVFSEVNETRVEVKVQEIKPFKL from the coding sequence ATGAAGGAACTATTAAAGCAATTATATAGTGGCGAAGGAAGATTGAGCCTATTACTGTTGCAAGCTAAAGAATTTGCGGAGCAGTTTGATGACGAAGATTTAATCAGATTTATTGATAAAGAGCTAAATGGATATGATGCTGGCGAATTACCTGAATATCGAATAATAAAAGCCGAAATAATTGGAACCATAAAGAATGCTTACGGTCAAATTGTTAAAAAAGACGTAACTATTAACTTTTCTGTATTATCAAAACACGTAGGTATTGACCTTTCAGATACTCATATTCCCGACGGAATTGGATTTATAGAAGACGGACTTGTAGAATTAACAGGTCAACTTGTCCAAAGATCAATTCCGCCAGGAGCAGTTGAAATGCTAAACAAAACATTCAAGCATAATAACCCTCAATTTCATCTATCATCTGCAAGCCACAGTTTTGGTAAAGCAGCATTGCAATTCATTTTAACTAAAGTACGTCAAGATTTAATTACTAAAATGCAAAAACTTAATAAGGAAAATGAAATAAATATGGACGAAGTTGCTGACGATATTAAGAGTGACGTGATTAATGTCTTTGTCACTTATGCTTGGGAAGATAACGAACATAATGATAAAGTAATTTCCTTTGTAAATTTTTTACGTGAAAGTGGATATAATGCCACAATGGACCGAAAAGAAAGTCAAGAAGATACAGCTACTGATTTTAATCAAATGATGATAACTGGAATTTCTAATTCAGATAAGGTTATTGTGGTTTTATCAGAAAAATATAAAGAAAAAGCAGACAATTTTATTGGTGGAGTTGGAACAGAATTCAGAATAATATTTGAACAACTTAAAACATATACTAATAAATTTGTTTTTGTTTCATTTGGCAAAAACCCTAACGAAGTTATAGTACCGACTGCTATTGGTGGTAGAGATATTCTTAATCTAAAGAAAGACCAAGACGAAACCAAATTTAATCAGTTGTTTGCAAAATTAAATAGCGAAAATACAATCGTTTTTAGTGAAGTAAATGAAACAAGAGTTGAAGTTAAAGTTCAAGAGATTAAACCATTCAAACTCTGA
- a CDS encoding DUF5063 domain-containing protein, whose amino-acid sequence MSELRKLIDQITEFGINPKVELTDKTDVLKKLLVGIYFEYLNAEFEFDETDYEEEPEFDYKKIREVVKLNFPDFDWYSMVLDSNKMEPNIETGCGDELDDLTDIIKDLLAVKWRMENTSMNDALWHFDFSMRTHSEQHLVDLLKRLKDRNG is encoded by the coding sequence TTGAGTGAATTAAGAAAATTAATAGACCAAATAACCGAATTCGGAATTAATCCAAAAGTGGAACTCACCGATAAAACCGATGTCTTAAAAAAACTATTAGTTGGAATTTACTTTGAATATCTGAATGCGGAATTTGAATTTGATGAAACCGATTATGAAGAAGAACCTGAATTTGATTACAAGAAAATAAGAGAGGTTGTTAAATTGAATTTCCCTGATTTCGATTGGTACAGTATGGTTTTGGACTCTAACAAAATGGAACCGAATATCGAAACAGGTTGTGGAGATGAATTAGATGATTTAACAGATATTATAAAAGACCTACTCGCTGTGAAATGGAGAATGGAAAACACAAGTATGAATGATGCACTTTGGCATTTCGACTTTTCTATGAGAACTCATTCGGAACAGCATTTAGTGGACTTATTAAAAAGACTGAAAGATAGGAATGGATAA
- a CDS encoding tetratricopeptide repeat protein, which produces MNFNKLSIIGLLILFVSCQEKKASKTTAENYFKEQKYEQALNELDKLIEQEPDSVSHYGLRVLTYSNLGMFREEIKDLNKIIELNDNKSITAHNERAIAYIRLGENEKALEDINYVIDNKEDTEGISQVYIQKASILFTLNDFENSKIFYNKALEINDNNDKTITSQALIGLANISDNPKDALNFLNRAIEIDTVSGLAYGARGAIFLEQENIENAFKDFQKAKKYDSYNPDIHFNIGQLYANYSNEIDSATYYFEKAIKLAPQAQNNDMINTNLGVLKHRSGKLDEALEHFKTAEKLNSKNDLLLFNYSMLLSDMGKNSEALDKINKAITINPKDPEYYNLKGSILIGQSNYEDAEQTFLKAIEINPNYGAPYYNLGYLNSEQNNIRKAIKYYNKAVQLDFDLPATLVNRALLLFKINQSQEACADLNRALQLGRTDIKSLIERKCG; this is translated from the coding sequence ATGAATTTTAACAAGCTATCCATAATCGGTCTTTTAATTTTATTTGTTTCTTGTCAAGAAAAAAAAGCAAGCAAAACGACAGCAGAAAATTATTTCAAAGAACAGAAATATGAACAAGCGTTGAATGAACTTGATAAACTAATTGAGCAAGAGCCTGATAGCGTAAGCCATTATGGTTTGAGGGTTTTAACCTATAGCAACCTTGGTATGTTTCGTGAAGAAATTAAAGACCTTAATAAAATTATAGAGCTAAATGACAACAAATCTATAACAGCCCATAATGAAAGAGCAATAGCGTATATAAGACTTGGTGAAAACGAAAAAGCATTAGAAGATATTAATTATGTGATAGATAATAAGGAAGACACGGAAGGTATTAGCCAAGTTTATATACAAAAGGCTTCTATCTTGTTTACCTTAAATGATTTTGAGAACTCGAAAATATTCTACAATAAAGCTTTAGAAATAAATGATAATAATGATAAAACCATCACATCACAAGCATTAATTGGTTTAGCAAACATATCGGACAATCCTAAAGATGCGTTGAATTTCTTAAATCGTGCAATTGAAATTGATACAGTAAGCGGATTGGCATATGGAGCTCGCGGAGCAATATTTTTAGAGCAAGAAAATATTGAAAATGCGTTCAAGGATTTTCAAAAAGCAAAAAAATACGATTCCTATAATCCTGATATTCATTTTAATATTGGTCAACTTTATGCCAATTATTCTAACGAAATTGATTCTGCCACTTATTACTTTGAGAAAGCAATTAAATTGGCGCCACAAGCGCAGAATAATGATATGATTAATACAAATCTTGGAGTACTTAAACATCGTTCTGGAAAACTTGATGAAGCATTGGAACATTTTAAAACCGCTGAAAAATTAAATTCAAAAAACGACTTATTACTTTTTAATTACTCAATGCTATTGTCTGATATGGGAAAAAATAGCGAAGCATTAGACAAAATAAATAAGGCGATTACAATTAATCCAAAAGACCCAGAATATTACAATTTAAAAGGCTCAATATTAATTGGACAATCTAATTATGAAGATGCAGAACAAACATTTTTAAAAGCTATTGAAATCAATCCTAATTATGGCGCACCATATTATAATTTGGGATATTTGAATAGCGAACAAAATAATATTAGGAAGGCTATTAAATATTACAATAAGGCAGTCCAATTGGATTTTGACCTACCAGCTACATTAGTTAATAGAGCATTGCTCTTATTTAAAATAAATCAATCTCAAGAAGCTTGCGCAGATTTAAATCGTGCTTTGCAATTGGGAAGAACTGATATAAAATCGTTAATTGAAAGAAAATGCGGATAA